In Candidatus Cohnella colombiensis, one DNA window encodes the following:
- a CDS encoding sugar ABC transporter permease, with protein MKTSKRTFEQKKAQTGMVFLIPWVLGFLFFFAVPIYNSILYSFNELKASDTGYSLTFKGLANYNKALFVDANFVRDLTSVISQTVINVPLIIIFSLFVAVLLNQKFFGRAFARAIFFLPVILASGIAISISNAGFMQQIMQASMANTDPTGASASGLLESIELRVMLLDLGVSESIVAYLSGAVDRIYEIISQSGVQILIFLAGLQSISPSLYEASKIEGATGYEAFWKITFPMVSPLILTNLIYSIIDSFMNNKITQTVDTTAFKNLDFGLSSAMSWIYFTLIAIILVISTFIVSRRVFYHD; from the coding sequence ATGAAAACATCGAAACGAACTTTTGAGCAGAAGAAGGCGCAAACCGGGATGGTTTTCCTCATTCCGTGGGTTCTTGGATTTTTATTTTTCTTCGCTGTACCGATTTACAACTCGATTTTGTACAGCTTTAATGAGCTCAAAGCATCTGATACCGGCTACTCCTTGACGTTCAAGGGCTTAGCTAACTACAACAAAGCACTGTTCGTTGATGCGAATTTCGTACGTGACTTAACATCAGTTATTTCGCAAACGGTCATCAATGTGCCACTTATTATTATTTTTAGTTTGTTCGTGGCCGTGCTGCTTAATCAGAAGTTTTTCGGACGTGCGTTCGCACGAGCGATCTTCTTCTTACCGGTTATTCTAGCGTCGGGTATAGCAATCAGTATTTCAAATGCAGGGTTCATGCAGCAGATTATGCAAGCGAGTATGGCGAACACGGATCCGACGGGAGCATCTGCTTCTGGATTGCTAGAAAGTATCGAGCTACGAGTCATGTTGCTTGATTTAGGAGTAAGTGAATCGATCGTAGCGTACTTGTCCGGTGCGGTAGATCGTATATATGAAATCATTAGCCAATCAGGTGTACAGATTTTAATCTTCTTGGCTGGTTTACAATCGATCTCGCCATCGCTTTATGAAGCTTCTAAGATTGAAGGGGCAACAGGCTATGAAGCATTTTGGAAAATTACATTCCCTATGGTAAGCCCGCTCATTCTAACAAACTTGATTTATTCCATTATCGATTCATTCATGAATAACAAGATTACACAAACAGTCGATACGACTGCATTCAAAAACTTGGATTTCGGACTTAGCTCTGCAATGTCATGGATCTATTTTACGCTCATTGCAATTATTCTCGTCATTAGTACGTTCATTGTATCTAGAAGAGTGTTCTATCACGATTAA
- a CDS encoding carbohydrate ABC transporter permease, whose protein sequence is MNNDTSITAPSGEAVKASTDQNTLWYAIKLRVFNLDKWSRWIWSIVRAILLIGMGFVILYPILLKISASFKSMDDLYNPTVMWVPQSFTLENFRTAIDVMKYYDAIINSFSLAAVTTILQTFSCALAGYAFAKLPFKGSKLLFAGVVLTILVPPQTILVPMYINFKDFDFFGLITLFKGSGINLLDSYWPFILTAATGNALKSGLFIYIFRQFFRGISKEIEEAAFVDGAGIYKSFIRIMLPNAIPAMVTVMLFAFVWQWNDTFVTSNFLPNMNTLTTATLSLPYKLNVLLGTGAGGGSTQVDPFLASMLVDTGLLLSILPLIIMYFFVQRYFVESIDRAGLVG, encoded by the coding sequence ATGAACAACGATACGAGTATTACGGCCCCCTCCGGGGAAGCTGTCAAAGCATCAACGGATCAAAATACACTTTGGTATGCGATTAAACTTAGGGTTTTTAACTTGGATAAGTGGTCAAGATGGATTTGGTCGATCGTAAGGGCAATTCTCCTTATTGGGATGGGCTTCGTCATCTTATATCCGATCTTGTTGAAGATTTCTGCATCATTTAAATCGATGGATGATCTATATAATCCAACGGTTATGTGGGTGCCACAGTCTTTCACTTTGGAAAATTTCAGAACAGCCATTGATGTGATGAAGTATTATGACGCTATCATTAACAGCTTTTCTCTTGCTGCAGTGACGACGATTTTGCAAACATTCAGCTGTGCGTTAGCGGGATATGCCTTCGCTAAGCTTCCTTTTAAGGGAAGCAAACTCTTGTTTGCTGGGGTTGTATTAACGATTCTCGTACCGCCACAGACGATTCTAGTTCCGATGTATATTAATTTTAAGGATTTTGATTTCTTTGGACTAATTACGTTATTTAAAGGTAGTGGAATTAATCTACTTGATTCCTATTGGCCCTTCATCCTAACTGCTGCAACAGGGAATGCACTGAAGTCGGGATTGTTCATCTATATTTTCCGGCAGTTTTTCCGGGGGATCTCGAAGGAAATTGAAGAGGCTGCGTTCGTGGATGGCGCAGGGATCTACAAGAGCTTCATACGGATAATGCTACCGAATGCGATTCCAGCTATGGTAACGGTCATGCTGTTCGCCTTTGTATGGCAATGGAATGATACGTTCGTCACATCGAACTTTTTGCCTAATATGAACACGCTAACGACTGCAACGCTTAGCTTGCCGTATAAACTAAACGTCTTGCTCGGTACTGGGGCAGGAGGTGGCAGTACGCAGGTTGACCCATTCCTAGCCTCTATGCTCGTAGATACAGGCTTGTTGCTTTCAATTTTACCGCTCATTATTATGTACTTCTTCGTCCAACGCTACTTCGTTGAAAGTATTGACCGCGCAGGTCTCGTAGGTTAA
- a CDS encoding extracellular solute-binding protein, producing MKQTRKLLLLALALVFAFTLAACGGSSKNNDSSPSVSSTTPSESSVEPSPSPDEPSASSDEMEFDLGGRTITIAAWWDATPAGNTPAEQQILQNIQDLQKKFNFTLKYENVAYDQIAEKTISSVLAGQPFADIVRLARGMSFPGMVTKDILLPLDDILTASGTDKETFLSPFNTTASTFGGKLYGWGDNPYFDYSGIVYNRTLLQKLGMTDLATYVKDGTWTWDKFKEIANQATQGDSFGFVDFTSDFLDFALASNGVDLVDLAANKQSLDNPKVLESMQFTQDVMNAKFFPPGTRSDWQYPGAAFRKGNVLMYAAFNWMTQSVKQDMGDVDIGFVPFPKGKSEDKFVTNATDPSYYVIPKGVKDPEKVMYIYRKIYDVPPSEEYPGQDKLEATFTNQDDIDSAIEASKHLKVMDYKLLMSIYSGDFYAMVDELTNGEASPASAVEARKEIFQKALDDTFGS from the coding sequence TTGAAACAAACAAGAAAGCTGCTATTACTCGCTCTAGCGCTCGTGTTTGCCTTTACATTGGCTGCATGTGGTGGATCAAGCAAGAACAACGATTCAAGTCCTTCGGTAAGTTCAACTACACCTAGCGAGAGCTCCGTTGAACCAAGCCCAAGCCCGGATGAGCCGTCAGCGTCATCTGATGAAATGGAATTTGATTTAGGTGGTCGTACGATTACAATCGCAGCATGGTGGGATGCGACACCAGCAGGCAACACGCCAGCTGAGCAACAAATCCTTCAGAACATTCAAGATCTTCAAAAGAAATTCAACTTTACTTTGAAATATGAGAACGTTGCTTACGACCAAATCGCTGAGAAAACAATCAGCTCCGTGCTTGCTGGTCAACCGTTCGCAGACATTGTTCGCTTAGCACGCGGTATGTCTTTCCCAGGGATGGTCACGAAAGATATTCTTCTTCCGCTTGATGATATTTTGACAGCAAGCGGCACAGATAAAGAAACTTTCCTGAGCCCATTCAACACAACTGCTTCCACTTTCGGTGGCAAATTGTACGGATGGGGAGATAACCCTTATTTCGATTACAGTGGTATTGTTTACAATCGTACATTACTTCAAAAGCTGGGTATGACTGATTTAGCAACATACGTGAAGGATGGCACTTGGACTTGGGATAAGTTCAAAGAAATTGCTAACCAAGCAACGCAAGGCGACAGCTTCGGATTTGTTGACTTTACTTCCGATTTCCTTGATTTCGCTCTTGCATCTAATGGTGTAGACCTTGTAGACTTGGCAGCGAACAAGCAATCGCTTGATAACCCTAAAGTTCTTGAGTCGATGCAATTTACGCAAGATGTTATGAACGCTAAGTTCTTCCCTCCAGGAACACGTAGCGACTGGCAATATCCAGGTGCTGCATTCCGTAAAGGTAACGTATTAATGTATGCGGCGTTCAACTGGATGACGCAATCTGTTAAGCAAGATATGGGCGATGTAGATATCGGTTTCGTTCCATTCCCTAAAGGTAAGTCAGAAGACAAGTTTGTTACGAACGCAACTGATCCTAGCTACTATGTAATTCCTAAGGGCGTTAAAGATCCTGAGAAGGTAATGTATATCTATCGCAAGATTTATGACGTACCTCCATCAGAAGAATATCCAGGTCAAGACAAGCTAGAAGCGACGTTTACGAATCAAGACGATATCGATTCCGCAATCGAAGCTTCGAAGCACTTGAAAGTTATGGACTACAAATTGTTGATGTCCATTTACTCGGGTGATTTCTATGCGATGGTTGACGAGTTGACGAACGGTGAGGCATCGCCTGCTTCTGCAGTTGAAGCTCGCAAAGAAATTTTCCAAAAAGCGTTGGACGACACGTTCGGCAGCTGA
- a CDS encoding helix-turn-helix domain-containing protein, with product MTVMNAFPAQSKAYPFPITQLLDMTEAKEDSIQRVQRTMVVKWTEELSPSFQDRGVVQFAVLNVLEDLIGKTGTVFHIGDRSFGIVLYGSKKELTDEAMDTFVIFLSSCLAKYAKIHAMIGIGEMMDTFLDLNKSLIMALQSLDHRYKTNEPESHPFVEEAKSLLQQDYGDGVCLKLIAKKLYVNPAYLGRLFKTYQAITFNEYLIQVRMEKAKELLKTTDMKIYEIAHEIGYRQLDWFYKKFKEYTGYSAKEYKVKQV from the coding sequence ATGACGGTTATGAATGCGTTTCCAGCCCAGTCAAAGGCTTATCCATTTCCGATTACACAGCTGCTAGACATGACAGAAGCGAAAGAAGACTCTATTCAGAGAGTGCAAAGAACGATGGTCGTTAAGTGGACAGAGGAGCTATCTCCATCTTTCCAAGATCGTGGAGTCGTTCAGTTTGCGGTTTTGAATGTGTTGGAGGACCTCATCGGAAAGACGGGGACTGTCTTTCATATTGGTGATCGTAGCTTTGGCATCGTTCTCTATGGTTCGAAGAAGGAATTAACTGATGAAGCGATGGACACTTTCGTAATTTTCCTAAGCTCATGTTTAGCCAAATATGCAAAGATCCATGCGATGATTGGAATCGGTGAGATGATGGACACCTTTCTCGATTTGAACAAATCGCTAATTATGGCATTACAGTCGCTAGATCATCGTTATAAGACGAATGAACCGGAAAGTCATCCTTTCGTTGAAGAGGCTAAATCGTTGCTACAGCAGGACTATGGCGACGGAGTATGCTTAAAGCTAATTGCGAAGAAACTCTATGTTAATCCCGCTTATTTAGGAAGATTATTTAAGACATATCAAGCGATCACTTTCAATGAATACTTGATTCAGGTTAGAATGGAGAAAGCTAAAGAACTGTTAAAAACAACAGATATGAAAATATATGAAATCGCACATGAGATCGGGTATCGACAGTTGGATTGGTTTTATAAGAAGTTTAAAGAGTATACAGGATACAGTGCGAAAGAATATAAAGTAAAACAAGTGTAA
- a CDS encoding DUF5696 domain-containing protein, with protein MKKKLTIGAIVAVVVFGLAFWVYWISRSVPALEVLPDLRNVTNNAASETYTKPTIPLEGMEGIASNGKLSLYMDKETMAVAIRDQSGKIWRSNPEKLAEDELANASVKDQMSSQVLISYSNMTGQEATKTSYQDSVLLGQAVAEPIEGGVRVTYTMGKATNAIDALPVSISAERYQMLILDKVGEKYKRYLTVGYKNDSNPDVYVRNDRELTAIKLTKVVEAFKEAGYTPDDLAIDNGSSGVNGDREVFTVPVEYTIQGDQFVAKIASSGIQFPKSFQLTDIALLPYFGAADLQDEGYMFVPDGIGSLIHLNNGKERYENYIQPVYGDDGGTWNGEYDDDPTVEPIRMPVYGLKKQGAAFLAIIDQGEAVASIHAEVSRSKSSYNSVYASFLLVAKEKINLSATTADSSTKSKTIPVFQQRPVYSDFSIRYGFLSDDSADYMGMATYYRNYLQRNQVLTKLEEKADTPFYLEVVGGITKRESLLGVPYQAVIPLTTFDETKSIISTLKQQDVSTLKVRLSGWFNKGVTHGIADHIKIDGVLGGKSGYKDLVSYANDENITLYPDVSFSHLYYDASNGRYTDSKAVVRQVNRLTAWVWERTDWARPLSARLIPHVVSEFLDSYEKYGTTGISLRNMGHMLEGDYRRNNVVDRVQAQKIYEDEFGVIQSQLPDVMVDGGNIYSLPYAKDIVEAPMTNNGYNLTDEAVPFYQLVLHGFVDYTGTALNLVPDADSKRYILNSLEYGSNVYVKWIYADNSEIKDTFFLHLYSVNYEVWLDEAVAAYKTVNEVLKDVRDKPIVNHEKLADNVYRTTYEGGKKITVNYNPFAVKIDGQDIPAQDFYVGGQA; from the coding sequence TTGAAAAAGAAACTTACGATTGGTGCGATCGTTGCGGTCGTTGTGTTCGGCCTCGCCTTCTGGGTTTATTGGATTTCGAGATCCGTACCTGCACTAGAAGTGTTGCCGGATTTACGTAATGTAACGAACAATGCAGCGAGTGAAACGTACACGAAGCCAACGATTCCGCTAGAAGGAATGGAAGGCATCGCCTCGAACGGCAAGCTATCGTTGTACATGGATAAGGAAACAATGGCGGTCGCTATTCGCGATCAAAGTGGTAAAATTTGGAGATCGAATCCAGAGAAGCTAGCCGAAGATGAGCTCGCCAATGCATCGGTTAAAGATCAGATGTCCTCTCAGGTGCTAATTAGCTACAGTAACATGACTGGACAAGAAGCGACGAAGACGTCTTATCAAGATAGCGTACTGCTTGGTCAAGCTGTTGCTGAGCCGATTGAAGGTGGCGTAAGAGTCACTTACACGATGGGGAAGGCAACCAATGCGATTGATGCATTGCCCGTAAGTATAAGCGCTGAGCGTTATCAGATGTTAATCCTTGATAAAGTCGGAGAGAAGTATAAGCGCTACCTCACGGTAGGCTACAAGAATGATTCCAACCCGGATGTCTATGTCCGTAACGATCGTGAATTGACCGCAATCAAGCTGACGAAGGTTGTTGAAGCTTTCAAGGAAGCGGGATATACACCAGATGATCTGGCCATTGATAATGGCAGCTCTGGTGTGAATGGTGATCGTGAGGTGTTCACTGTTCCGGTCGAATATACGATTCAAGGAGATCAATTCGTAGCGAAAATTGCATCGAGCGGCATACAGTTTCCGAAGTCGTTCCAACTCACAGACATTGCGCTATTACCCTACTTTGGCGCTGCGGATTTGCAAGATGAGGGATATATGTTCGTACCGGACGGGATTGGCAGCTTAATTCATCTGAATAATGGCAAGGAGCGTTATGAAAATTATATTCAGCCCGTTTATGGCGATGATGGCGGTACGTGGAATGGTGAGTATGATGACGATCCGACTGTTGAACCGATTCGGATGCCTGTATATGGCTTGAAGAAGCAAGGTGCAGCATTCCTTGCCATAATTGATCAGGGCGAAGCGGTAGCATCGATCCATGCAGAAGTAAGCCGGTCGAAGAGCTCTTATAATAGCGTATATGCAAGCTTCCTGCTTGTGGCGAAGGAGAAAATTAATCTCTCAGCGACAACAGCAGATTCAAGCACGAAGTCCAAAACAATTCCTGTTTTCCAGCAACGCCCTGTGTACTCAGACTTTAGCATACGTTATGGATTTCTATCGGATGATTCAGCGGACTACATGGGAATGGCAACGTATTATCGCAACTACTTGCAACGCAATCAAGTGTTGACGAAGCTTGAGGAAAAGGCCGATACGCCTTTCTATCTGGAGGTCGTTGGAGGCATTACGAAGCGCGAGTCGTTACTCGGTGTTCCGTACCAAGCGGTTATTCCACTCACGACCTTCGATGAGACGAAGTCGATTATCAGTACATTAAAGCAACAGGATGTTTCCACATTGAAGGTTCGCTTGTCCGGTTGGTTTAATAAGGGAGTTACACACGGAATCGCTGATCATATCAAGATTGACGGTGTATTAGGTGGAAAGAGCGGGTATAAAGATTTAGTCTCCTATGCGAACGATGAGAATATTACGTTGTACCCTGACGTCTCATTCTCCCATCTCTACTATGATGCTTCAAATGGAAGGTACACAGACTCCAAAGCAGTTGTCAGACAAGTTAATCGACTAACAGCATGGGTGTGGGAGCGTACAGATTGGGCGAGACCGCTGTCAGCTCGACTTATCCCGCATGTCGTTAGTGAATTCCTCGATTCCTATGAGAAGTATGGGACAACAGGAATTTCGCTGCGCAATATGGGTCACATGCTCGAAGGCGATTATCGCAGAAATAACGTCGTCGACCGCGTTCAAGCGCAGAAAATTTATGAGGATGAGTTTGGTGTCATTCAAAGCCAGTTGCCTGATGTTATGGTCGACGGCGGTAATATCTATAGCTTGCCCTATGCAAAAGATATTGTAGAAGCACCAATGACGAACAACGGCTATAACTTGACGGATGAAGCTGTGCCGTTCTACCAGCTTGTACTTCATGGTTTTGTAGATTACACAGGAACAGCATTGAACTTAGTTCCAGATGCGGATTCAAAGCGATATATTCTGAACTCACTCGAATACGGTTCGAATGTGTATGTGAAGTGGATCTACGCCGACAACTCAGAAATTAAGGATACCTTTTTCCTCCATCTCTACTCTGTTAACTATGAGGTTTGGTTGGATGAGGCGGTTGCCGCTTACAAGACGGTCAATGAAGTGCTTAAAGATGTACGCGACAAGCCAATCGTGAACCATGAGAAGCTAGCCGACAACGTCTATCGTACAACTTATGAGGGTGGCAAGAAGATCACTGTCAACTACAACCCATTCGCAGTGAAGATCGATGGCCAAGACATCCCGGCCCAAGATTTCTACGTTGGAGGTCAGGCCTGA